The Pseudomonas multiresinivorans DNA window CCAGAATCGCCAGCGCAATCGGCAACTTGAACCGCCGCGGCCCCGCGCTCCCCGGATTCAGATAGAGAACCCCATTGCGCACCTCGTTCAGCGGCTTGTGCGAATGCCCCGCCAGCACCACGTCGATACCTTCGGCTACTGGATCGATGGCCAGTTGCTTGAGGTCATGGATCAGGTAGAGCCGCAGTCCACCCAACTCCAGCAGCAGCGTTTCCGGCAGCGCGGCGGCCCAGTCGTCGGTGTCGTTGTTGCCGCGCACCACGTCCAGCGGGGCGAGCTCGCGGAGTTGATCGAGCAGCGAAGCGGGGCCGATATCGCCCAGGTGCAGGATGCGCTCGCAGCCGCGCAGCGCCGCCAGCGCTTCGGGGCGCAGCAGGCCGTGGGTGTCGGCGATGACGCCGATGCGCAGGGAAGTGGTCATGCCAGGGAGCATAAACGACGACGCCACCCGAAGGTGGCGTCGTGGCGGATCAGCCGTTGTGCGAGGCCTTGGCGGCGTCGGACTCGGGCAGGAACCAGTTCAGCAGCAGCGCGCAGATGCCGCCGGTGGCGACGCCGGATTCCAGCACGTTGCGGATCGCGTGGGGCATGTGCGCGAGGAACTCCGGCACCTGGGAAATGCCCAGGCCCAGCGCCAGGCTGACGGCGATGATCAGCAGCGCGCGGCGGTCCAGATGGGTGCCGGCAAGGATGTTGATACCCGAAGCGGCGACCGCGCCGAACATCACCATCACTGCGCCGCCGAGCACCGGCTCCGGCACGGCCTGGATCACCCCGGCGACGCTGGGGAACAGGCCCAGCACGATGAGCATCGCGGCGATCCACAGGCCGACGTGGCGGCTGGCGACGCCGGTCAGCTGGATCACGCCGTTGTTCTGTGCAAACACCGAGCTGGGGAAGGTGTTGAACAGGCCGGCCAGCAGCGAGTTGGCGCCGTTCACCAGCACGCCGCCCTTGATGCGCTGCATCCACAGCGGGCCTTCCACCGGCTGCTTGGATATCTTGCTGGTGGCGGTGACGTCGCCGATGGCTTCCAGCGAGGTGACCAGGTAGATCACCAGCATCGGGATGAACAGGCTCCAGGAGAAGCCCAGGCCGAAGTGCAGCGGCACCGGCACCTGGAACGCCGGCGCCTCGTGCATGCCGGTGAAGTCCAGGCGGCCCAGGTAGCCGGCCAGCGCGTAGCCCACCGCGAGGGCGATGACGATGGCGCCGCTGCGCATCCACACCACCGGGATGCGGTTGAGGATGACGATGATCGCCAGCACCAGGCCCGACAGCATCAGGTTCTCGCCGTTGGCAAAGGTGCCGTTGGCCATGGCGGAGAAGCCGCCGCCCATGCTGATCAGGCCGACCTTGATCAGGGTGAGGCCGATCATCAGCACCACGATGCCGGTGACCAGCGGGGTGATCAGGCGCTTCACGAACGGAAGGATGCGCGATACGCCCATCTCGACGAAGGAGCCAGCCATGACCACACCGAAGATCGCCGCCATCACTGCTTCCACCGGCGTGCCGCTCTTCACCATCAGCGCGCCGCCGGCGATCAGCGGGCCGACGAAGTTGAAGCTGGTGCCCTGGACGATCAGCAGCCCCGCGCCGAACGGCCCGAAGCGCTTGCACTGGACGAAGGTGGCGATGCCGGAGATCACCAGCGACATCGACACGATCAGGTTGGTGTCGCGCGGCGACACGCCCAGTGCCTGGCAGATCAGCAGGCCGGGGGTGACGATCGGCACGATGATCGCCAGCAGGTGCTGCAGTGCCGCGAGCAGGGCAATGGGCAGGGCGGGGCGGTCTTCCAGGCCGTAGACCAGATCGGGCTGATCCTTGGCGGCGGACGGGTTCTCGAGGGAGCTCATGGGCGGCGGTCCGGGAAAAAAGAGCGCGATTTTACTGGCCCGGAGCGGGATCGCACAGTGCCATGAGGCA harbors:
- a CDS encoding metallophosphoesterase family protein, producing the protein MTTSLRIGVIADTHGLLRPEALAALRGCERILHLGDIGPASLLDQLRELAPLDVVRGNNDTDDWAAALPETLLLELGGLRLYLIHDLKQLAIDPVAEGIDVVLAGHSHKPLNEVRNGVLYLNPGSAGPRRFKLPIALAILEIVDGQPRVEMVSLV
- a CDS encoding nucleobase:cation symporter-2 family protein: MSSLENPSAAKDQPDLVYGLEDRPALPIALLAALQHLLAIIVPIVTPGLLICQALGVSPRDTNLIVSMSLVISGIATFVQCKRFGPFGAGLLIVQGTSFNFVGPLIAGGALMVKSGTPVEAVMAAIFGVVMAGSFVEMGVSRILPFVKRLITPLVTGIVVLMIGLTLIKVGLISMGGGFSAMANGTFANGENLMLSGLVLAIIVILNRIPVVWMRSGAIVIALAVGYALAGYLGRLDFTGMHEAPAFQVPVPLHFGLGFSWSLFIPMLVIYLVTSLEAIGDVTATSKISKQPVEGPLWMQRIKGGVLVNGANSLLAGLFNTFPSSVFAQNNGVIQLTGVASRHVGLWIAAMLIVLGLFPSVAGVIQAVPEPVLGGAVMVMFGAVAASGINILAGTHLDRRALLIIAVSLALGLGISQVPEFLAHMPHAIRNVLESGVATGGICALLLNWFLPESDAAKASHNG